From Pantoea vagans:
GGTGCGATCGCCGGAAAGCGTATAGTTTACGCCCAGCGCGGTCAGCGCATTCAGCATATGCTTCACATCATCGCTGTCGAGCAGGTTGGTGAGACGGGTTGTACCTTTAGCCAGCGCAGCCAGCAGCAGTGCGCGATTGGAAACGCTTTTCGAACCGGGCAGATTTACGGTGCCATCGACGCGTGCGATCGGTTGGAGAGTCAGGGAGTCCTGCATGTGAAACGAAATCCTCAAAAAATACAGAGACCTCGCTATATGGCGAGGTCTGGCATCAGCATCAATGCTGATATCTTAGTAATCAGCCGTGACGGCGTTCAAAGTCGACCATGAAATCGGTCAGCGCCTTCACACCTTCCAGCGGCATCGCATTATAAATAGAGGCACGCATACCGCCTACTACACGGTGGCCTTTAAGCGCATGCAATCCTGCCTTAAATGACTCTTCCAGGAACAGCGCATCGAGCGACGCATCCGCCAGCTGGAAAGGAATATTCATACGCGAGCGGTTTTCTTTAGCCACATCGTTACGGTAGAAGCCACTGTGATCGATAACGCCGTAAAGCAGGTCAGATTTTGCCTGATTGATACGATCAATTTCGGCTACACCGCCCTTCTCTTTCAGCCATTTAAACACCAGGCCTGAGAGATACCACGCAAATGTTGGCGGAGTATTAAACATCGAATCATTATCGGCCAGCACTTTGTAATCGAGAATTGAAGGTACAGAGGCGTGCGCCTGACCCAGCAGATCTTCGCGAACGACAACCAGCGTTAATCCGGCCGGACCGACATTTTTTTGCGCACCTGCATAAATCACGCCATAGCGGCTCACATCGATCGGACGTGAAAGAATGGTAGATGAGAAGTCAGCGACAACCGTTTTACTGCCGAAATCGGGCTGTTCATCAATGGCGATGCCATCGATAGTTTCATTCGGGCAGAAATGCAGGTAAGCAGACGATTCGCTCACCTGCCATTCGCTCATCGGCAGAATGGCACGTTTACCATCGCGGGTGGTTTTCACATCCAGCGTGCGTGGGGAGCAATACTTTTCCGCTTCCTTAATTGCACTGTGCGCCCAGTAGCCGCCATCGACATAGTCGGCGCTGGTCGCTTGCCCGAGCAGATTACCTGGTACAGCAGCGAACTGCGCACGCGCGCCGCCATGACAGAATAAAACTTTGTAATTAGCCGGTATTTTTAGCAGATCACGGAAGTCCTGCTCCGCTTCCTCAGCCACCTGAATAAACTCTTTACTGCGGTGACTGATCTCCATTACAGAGGTACCCAGACCGCGCCAGTTCGTCAGCTCCTGTTCTGCACGACGAAGGACTTCAACCGGTAGCATCGCCGGGCCAGAGCTAAAATTATAAACTTGCGTCATTTCCCCTCACCACTGTCATATCGAACGGTTATGAATAACCATCCGGTTTTATCACTGCATTCTGATAGCTGCAATGATAAATCAGGGTGCGGTCACATTTTCTGAATCCGGCTCGCCGGAGGTTATGTTACCAATGCAAATCTGAACGGAATTTTGTGAGGCTCTATCCAGCCTCACCAATCCGCATTTGGCCTGAGTGCCGCGGCAATGAAAACTATGCCGGTAAACTAAGCCGGTAAAAATGTCCCGCCCTGATAGCGGTCAGTTAGCAAAATCCGTATCATGGCGCGCTTTACGCACCCTATGACAACAGAGAGAGCGGCACTATGACGCAAACATTTATCCCGGGCAAAGATGCCGCACTGGAAGACTCCATCGCGCGTTTCCAGAACAAGCTGCAGGATCTTGGCTTTAATATTGAAGAAGCCTCCTGGCTTAATCCTGTTCCCCATGTCTGGTCTGTGCATATCCGCGACCGCGATTGCCCGCTCTGCTTTACCAATGGTAAAGGCGCCAGTAAAAAAGCGGCACTGGCTTCTGCGCTGGGCGAGTATTTTGAGCGTCTCTCTACTAACTATTTTTTTGCTGATTTCTGGCTGGGGAAAAAGATCGCTAACGGTGATTTTGTTCACTATCCCAATGAAAAATGGTTTGCGTTACCAGAGGATAATTCCTTACCTGAAGGCATTCTGGATGCGCGTCTGCATGCGTTTTACGATGCCGACAATGCTCTGACGGCTTCCGGCCTGATTGATTTGCAGTCCGGCAATGCTGAGCGTGGTATATGCGCTATGCCCTTTACCCGCCAGTCCGATCAGCAAACTGTCTATATCCCGATGAACATCATCGGCAACCTCTATGTCTCAAATGGCATGTCGGCGGGCAACACCGCGAATGAAGCGCGTGTTCAGGGGTTGTCAGAAGTGTTTGAGCGCTACATTAAAAACCGCATTATTGCTGAATCAATCAGCCTGCCAGCGATTCCTGATGAGGTGATGCAGCGTTATCCTGACGTCATTGAGGCGATTGCGCGCCTTGAAGCGGAAGGCTTCCCGATTTTCGCCTATGACGCCTCGCTGGGCGGCAAATATCCGGTTATCTGTGTGGTGCTGTTTAACCCGACCAACGGCACCTGTTTTGCTTCCTTTGGTGCGCACCCTGATTTCGGTGTGGCACTGGAGCGTACCGTTACAGAGTTGCTGCAGGGTCGCAGCCTCAAAGATCTGGATGTGTTTACACCACCGACCTTTGATGACGAAGAAGTGGCTGAACATGCCAACCTTGAAACACACTTCATCGATTCAAGCGGTCTGATCTCCTGGGATCTGTTTAAAGAGACGGCAGATTATCCTTTTGTCGACTGGTCTTTCGCGGGCAGCACCGAGCAGGAATTTGCTACGCTGATGGCGATCTTCGCTTCAGAAGATCAGGAAGTGTATATCGCTGACTACGAGCACCTGGGTGTCTATGCCTGCCGCATCATCGTACCTGGCATGTCTGATATCTACCCGGCGGAAGATCTGTTCCTGGCAAATAACAGCATGGGTGCAGGCATGCGTGAAACCCTGCTTGCCCTGCCTGACAGCAACTGGAATCCGGAAGAGTATCTGGATCTGATTGGACAGCTGGATGATGAAGGTTTTGACGACTTCACCCGTGTTCGCGAGCTGCTGGGCCTGGCAACCGGTAAAGACAACGGCTGGTACACGCTGCGAATTGGCGAATTAAAAGCGATGCTGGCGCTGGCGGGCGGCGATCTGGATCAGGCATTAATCTGGACCGAGTGGACAATGGAGTTTAACAGCTCAATCTTTACGCCAGAGCGGGCTAACTACTATCGTTGCCTGCAGACCCTGCTGTTGCTGGCAATGGAAGATGAGCGCGATCCGCTGCAGTATCATCACGCCTTCCTGCGTATGTATGGTGAGAACGCAATGGAAGCGGCTTCCGCTGCTATCAGTGGTGAGAATCCGTTTAACGGGCTTCAGGCTGTGGATGAAGAGTTGCAGGCATTCCCGGCCCATCAATCCCTGCTTGCTGCCTACGAAAAACTGCAGGCTGCTAAACGTCATTACTGGAAAAAAGCGTAAGGCATAATGCCTGAAGCTGGAAACAGATAGCTCAACATGGCACTGGATTTATCTGGTGCCATAATTTCCCTCTATCTCAATGAAACATTAGCTGTAATAAAAATACCTTCCGCCACATTGCATCATTTCACTTAACATATAAGATATTAATTCGTAACATAGACTGAATTAAAAGTGCGAGCAACTACATCCCATTAAAATATATTTGTATTTTTAAAATTTATTTAAATCTCTAATTTCAATAATTTACGCGATTATTTTTTCATTTCCATGCGAGATGATGGCGACCATTTCGGCAAACATGATCCACATCAATTACTGACCTATACTCCTTTGTTAGTATTTTTTCAGACAACTTCAGGAGTAAGTTAGTGTGAAAACTGACAACCCTTTTAATCTTTTATTACCAGCCGCAATGGCGAAAGTGGCCGAAGAGGCCGGTATTTATAAAGCAACCAAACATCCCTTTACTACCTTCTTTCTTGCAATAAACGCTGGCGTATTCATCTCAATCGCATTCGTTTTTTATATTACAGCGACTACCGGCAGCGGCGCGATGCCCTATGGCATAGCCAAACTGATTGGCGGTATCTGCTTCTCACTCGGTTTGATGCTGGTCGTGGTGTGTGGTGCCGACCTTTTTACCTCGACGGTATTAATCGTCGTGGCTAAAGCCAGTGGTCGCATCAGCTGGGGTCAGCTGGCCCGCAACTGGATTAATGTCTACGCCGGTAACCTGGCAGGTGCACTCTTCTTTGTCGCCCTGATGTGGTTTGCCGGACAGCATATGGTTGCGAATGGTGCCTGGGGCTTAAATGTCCTGGAAACCGCCGATCACAAAATGCATCACACCTTCATAGAAGCAGTCTGTCTGGGTACATTAGCTAATCTGCTGGTCTGCCTCGCCGTCTGGATGAGCTATTCCGGTCGCAGCCTGACCGATAAGCTGGTCGTGATGATTCTGCCTGTTGGGATGTTTGTCGCCAGCGGTTTCGAACACAGCATCGCCAACATGTTTCTCATTCCCTATGCCATTACTATCCGCGACTTCGCAACACCTGAGTTCTGGCAGGCTGCTGGCACTACGGCTGCACAGTTTCACGCGCTGACCGTCAGTAACTTTATTCTCCACAATCTGATTCCCGTAACGATCGGTAACATCATCGGCGGTGGCGTTCTGGTTGGGCTGACTTACTGGGTTATCTATCTCCGCAAAGGTGACCAGGTACATTAAACGCATTTTTGACGGCACAGGACGTTGACTGTGCCCGACCGTAAAGTCTCTTCATATAAGGCAGGTATATTATGACCGAACTTAATGCAAAACTGGCTTCAGCATGGGAAGGATTTGCTGAAGGCGAATGGCAGAACAGCGTCAATGTGCGCGACTTCATTCAGAAAAACTACACCCCCTATGAAGGTGATGAGTCATTCCTGGCGGGCGCCACTGAAGCGACCACCAAACTGTGGGAAAGCGTGCTGGAAGGCATCAAAATTGAGAACCGCACCCACGCGCCAGTCGACTTCGACACCGATCTCGCCTCCACGATTACCTCGCACGACGCGGGCTACATTAATAAGTCTCTGGAAAAAATTGTTGGGCTGCAGACTGAAGCGCCATTAAAACGCGCTATCATTCCTTATGGCGGCATCAAAATGGTCGAAGGTTCATGCAAAGTGTATGGCCGTGAACTCGACCCTTCTCTGAAAAAAATCTTCACCGAATACCGCAAAACACACAACCAGGGTGTATTCGATGTTTATACCCCGGACATTCTGCGCTGCCGCAAATCAGGTATTCTGACCGGTCTTCCTGATGCTTATGGCCGTGGCCGTATTATCGGTGACTATCGTCGTGTGGCGTTATACGGCATCGATTTCCTGATGGCGGATAAATTCGCTCAGTTCGCATCACTGCAGGAAGATTTAGAGAACGGTGTGAATCTCGAAGCGACCATTCGTCTGCGTGAAGAGATCTCCGATCAGCATCATGCGCTGGCCCAGATTAAAGAGATGGCTGCAAAATATGGTCATGACATTTCCGGCCCGGCAACCAACGCAATGGAAGCTGTGCAGTGGACTTACTATGGTTATCTGGCTGCCGTTAAATCACAAAACGGTGCTGCCATGTCGTTTGGCCGCGTCTCAACCTTCCTGGATGTTTACATTGAGCGTGACCTTAAAGCCGGTAAGCTGACGGAAGAACAGGCTCAGGAACTGATTGACCATCTGGTCATGAAACTGCGCATGGTTCGCTTCCTGCGCACCCCGGAATATGATGAGCTGTTCTCTGGTGACCCAATCTGGGCAACCGAATCACTGGCAGGTATGGGTGTTGATGGTCGCACACTGGTATCAAAAAGTACCTTCCGCTTCCTGAATACCCTCTACACCATGGGTCCTTCACCTGAGCCAAACATGACCATTCTGTGGTCAGAAAAACTGCCCATTAATTTCAAAAAATACGCCGCTAAAGTCTCTATCGATACCTCATCTTTGCAGTATGAGAACGATGACCTGATGCGTCCTGATTTCAACAATGATGACTACGCCATCGCCTGCTGCGTGAGCCCGATGATTGTCGGCAAACAAATGCAGTTCTTTGGCGCACGTGCCAACCTGGCGAAAACGCTGCTTTACGCAATCAACGGCGGCGTGGATGAAAAACTGAAAATGCAGGTCGGACCGAAAGGCGACAAAATCAGCGACGACGTGCTGGATTTCGACACCGTCATGGAGCGTATGGATCACTTCATGGACTGGCTGGCAAAACAGTATGTGACTTCGCTGAACATCATCCACTACATGCATGATAAGTACAGCTATGAAGCGGCACTGATGGCTCTGCATGACCGGGATGTCTATCGCACCATGGCCTGTGGTATCGCCGGTCTCTCTGTTGCTGCGGATTCACTTTCTGCAATTAAATACGCCAAAGTGAAACCGATTCGTGACGAAGATGGTCTGGCGATCGACTTCGATATCGAAGGTGAATATCCTCAGTTCGGTAACAACGACGCCCGTGTTGATGACCTGGCCTGCGATCTGGTTGAACGCTTCATGAAGAAAATTCAGCAGCTGACTACCTATCGTAATGCCGTACCGACGCAGTCTGTTCTGACCATCACCTCGAACGTGGTGTATGGTAAGAAAACCGGTAACACGCCGGATGGACGTCGCGCTGGCGCACCGTTTGGACCTGGTGCTAACCCGATGCATGGTCGTGACCAGAAAGGTGCGGTGGCTTCACTGACTTCTGTCGCTAAACTGCCGTTTGCCTACGCGAAAGATGGTATCTCCTATACCTTCTCAATCGTGCCAAACGCGCTGGGTAAAGATGATAACGTGCGCAAAACCAACCTTGCCGGTCTGATGGATGGTTACTTCCATCATGAAGCCAGCATCGAAGGCGGCCAGCACCTTAACGTCAACGTTATGAACCGTGAAATGCTGCTGGACGCGATGGAGCATCCGGAGAAGTATCCGCAGCTGACCATTCGCGTTTCCGGTTACGCTGTACGCTTTAACTCACTGACTAAAGAGCAGCAGCAGGATGTGATTACCCGTACCTTCACACAGTCACTGTAATCACGGCTAAACCCGATAAAAAGGCTCCTCGCGGAGCCTTTTCCTTAAAAGTCTGTTCTGATGGTCATCTTCATCAAGGTTCCCACCAGAATCGATTTCCTGCCCTGAGCGCAACAGAGATTGCGCCGTCTGTCCCGGCAGACTCACTGGAGAAACATCGCAATGTCAGTTAACGGTCGTATCCACTCATTTGAATCCTGCGGGACCGTCGACGGTCCAGGCATCCGCTTCATCACCTTCTTCCAGGGCTGCCTGATGCGCTGTCTCTATTGTCACAACCGTGACACCTGGGATACTCACGGCGGCAAAGAGATCAGCGTCGAGGCGCTGATGGCGGATGTGCTCTCCTATCGCCACTTTATGAATGCCTCTGGCGGCGGTGTTACTGCGTCAGGCGGTGAAGCGATTCTTCAGGCTGAATTTGTGCGTGACTGGTTCCGCGCCTGCAAGGCCGAAGGCATCCATACCTGTCTTGACACCAATGGCTTCGTACGCCGCTACGATCCGGTAATCGACGAACTGCTCGACGTGACTGACTTAGTGATGCTCGATCTCAAACAGATGAATGACGATGTGCATCAGATTCTGGTAGGTGTATCCAATCATCGTACGCTGGATTTTGCCCGCTACCTGCAGAAAAAAGGCAAGCGGACCTGGATCCGATTTGTCGTGGTACCTGGCTATTCTGACGATGATGACACCGCGCATCGGCTGGGTGAATTTACGCGTGACATGGAGAACGTTGAGAAGATTGAATTGCTGCCCTATCACGAACTGGGTAAGCATAAGTGGATTGCCATGGGTGAAGAGTACAAGCTGGATGGGGTGAAACCACCGGCGAAAGAGACGATGGAACGCGTTAAGAATATTCTCGCCAGCTACGGCCACGAAGTGATGTACTAGAGAATCGGTCACAAAAAAGGGAGCTTAACGCTCCCTTTTTACTGTTCAGCGATCAGGCATGTGCCACTGGCGTCGCCTGCTGGTCCGCTTTACGCAGCAGCATCAGCAGATAGATCAGCGCTACTGCAGCGATCATCACAAACAGCAGCCGGTCAGAATAATTCTGCATCAGAACGGAGGTCATTGCCGGTCCAGCCAGACTGCCAACGGTATAACTCATCAGCAGCGCCTGATTCATCGCAACCAGTTCATGATGTGCAACCGTCTCACAAGCCCAGGACATGGCCACCGGATAGAGTGTGAAGCCCGCCAGCCCCAGAACAAACAGTGCTGGTGCCATTGCGGCATTGGTTAGCATCGCCATCGCACCCAGGATAACGACAAAGACCTGCACCCGCAGCACCAGCAAGCGGCCGAAACGATCGGCCAGCCGACCAACTGGCCACTGCCCGACAATACCGGCGCTGACCAGTAACGCCATCCAGTAACCGACATTGGCATCGCTCATTCCCTGATGCGACAGGTAAAGCGGCATCAGGCCATAAAGCGAACCTAAAACGATACCGGAGATAATGCAGCCATTGATGCCGAGACGTGAACTGCGACGACGAAGCATCGGCCAGATGCGAGCCGGTGCCGCTTCAGCCGCTTCACCGGTGGCTGATACCCGTGTAAAGACCAGCGGCAGTACCGCACAGAACACCAGTGAAGTAACCCAGGGTACTACGCTCAGTAATTCTGTTGAGAGGGTGCTGACCAGTAACTGACCGGTTACGGTGCCGAGATAATAAACAATCATATAGGCAGCCAGTAGCTGTCCACGATTGCGGACGGTTCCGCTACAGAGAAGTGCGCTTTCAACCACGACCCACATCAGCGCACAGCCTGCGCCCGCGACAAAACGAAGCGAACTCCACGCCCAGAAACCTTCCATCGTTACCAGGCAAATCGTTGCCACGGCAAAGAGCCCGGTTGCCAGATAATAACTGCGATTAAATCCGTAATGTCTGATTAACCAGCCAGCCAGTAATGTACCTGCCAGATTGCCGGTGTAATAAGAGGAACTTACGATGCCCACTTGCCAGGTTGTCAGTAAGTCATGCGTCAGCCACAGTGGAACAAGCGTATTCAGCACGGCAATGGCGACAGTCATTAACATCAGACCGCAAAGCAGCAATATCACGGGGCGTGACCAGGTTGACATAGGGGATAGAAACCAGAGCAAAATGAAGGAAATTGCGCGCAGTTTGCCACTGGCTTTTTTAAAGTCAATGGGCTGAATTTCACAGCAGCACATTTTGCTGCGGGACAATTTAATTTACTAATCTTCAGTGGGTTACAATTGTGTTATGCGGCATATTGCTGAGCGCTATCTCTATGAAAAATTAGATTTTTAAGCGTTCCGGCGCACCTGGTATCGATAACGTTTATTTGTGATTAAAGTCGGTCTCAATAAATCCTTTTTTCAAAAACTACGCATAAAAAAACCCGGCCATGGCCGGGTTTAAGAATGGTGAATCATTTAGCCGATGATATCGACGCCATTCATGTAAGGGCGTAAAACTTCAGGTACGGCGATGCGGCCATCTTCCTGCTGATAGTTTTCCAGCACCGCGACCAAAGTACGGCCTACGGCCAGTCCTGAACCATTCAGGGTATGAACCAGACGCGGTTTCTTTTCCTGTTTGTTGCGGTATCGCGCTTGCATACGACGCGCCTGGAAATCACCCATGTTGGAACAGGATGAAATTTCACGATAGGTATTCTGCGCTGGCAGCCAGACTTCCAGATCGTAGGTTTTGGTCGATCCAAAGCCCATATCGCCGGTACAGAGTAAAACCTTACGATACGGCAGATTCAGCAGCTGCAGCACTTTCTCTGCATGACCAGTCAGCTCTTCCAGCGCATCCATTGACTGTTCCGGAGTGACAATCTGCACCATTTCAACTTTGTCGAACTGGTGCATACGGATCAGGCCGCGCGTGTCACGACCGTAAGAACC
This genomic window contains:
- a CDS encoding MFS transporter, which produces MSTWSRPVILLLCGLMLMTVAIAVLNTLVPLWLTHDLLTTWQVGIVSSSYYTGNLAGTLLAGWLIRHYGFNRSYYLATGLFAVATICLVTMEGFWAWSSLRFVAGAGCALMWVVVESALLCSGTVRNRGQLLAAYMIVYYLGTVTGQLLVSTLSTELLSVVPWVTSLVFCAVLPLVFTRVSATGEAAEAAPARIWPMLRRRSSRLGINGCIISGIVLGSLYGLMPLYLSHQGMSDANVGYWMALLVSAGIVGQWPVGRLADRFGRLLVLRVQVFVVILGAMAMLTNAAMAPALFVLGLAGFTLYPVAMSWACETVAHHELVAMNQALLMSYTVGSLAGPAMTSVLMQNYSDRLLFVMIAAVALIYLLMLLRKADQQATPVAHA
- the ycaO gene encoding 30S ribosomal protein S12 methylthiotransferase accessory factor YcaO; translated protein: MTQTFIPGKDAALEDSIARFQNKLQDLGFNIEEASWLNPVPHVWSVHIRDRDCPLCFTNGKGASKKAALASALGEYFERLSTNYFFADFWLGKKIANGDFVHYPNEKWFALPEDNSLPEGILDARLHAFYDADNALTASGLIDLQSGNAERGICAMPFTRQSDQQTVYIPMNIIGNLYVSNGMSAGNTANEARVQGLSEVFERYIKNRIIAESISLPAIPDEVMQRYPDVIEAIARLEAEGFPIFAYDASLGGKYPVICVVLFNPTNGTCFASFGAHPDFGVALERTVTELLQGRSLKDLDVFTPPTFDDEEVAEHANLETHFIDSSGLISWDLFKETADYPFVDWSFAGSTEQEFATLMAIFASEDQEVYIADYEHLGVYACRIIVPGMSDIYPAEDLFLANNSMGAGMRETLLALPDSNWNPEEYLDLIGQLDDEGFDDFTRVRELLGLATGKDNGWYTLRIGELKAMLALAGGDLDQALIWTEWTMEFNSSIFTPERANYYRCLQTLLLLAMEDERDPLQYHHAFLRMYGENAMEAASAAISGENPFNGLQAVDEELQAFPAHQSLLAAYEKLQAAKRHYWKKA
- the pflB gene encoding formate C-acetyltransferase, with the translated sequence MTELNAKLASAWEGFAEGEWQNSVNVRDFIQKNYTPYEGDESFLAGATEATTKLWESVLEGIKIENRTHAPVDFDTDLASTITSHDAGYINKSLEKIVGLQTEAPLKRAIIPYGGIKMVEGSCKVYGRELDPSLKKIFTEYRKTHNQGVFDVYTPDILRCRKSGILTGLPDAYGRGRIIGDYRRVALYGIDFLMADKFAQFASLQEDLENGVNLEATIRLREEISDQHHALAQIKEMAAKYGHDISGPATNAMEAVQWTYYGYLAAVKSQNGAAMSFGRVSTFLDVYIERDLKAGKLTEEQAQELIDHLVMKLRMVRFLRTPEYDELFSGDPIWATESLAGMGVDGRTLVSKSTFRFLNTLYTMGPSPEPNMTILWSEKLPINFKKYAAKVSIDTSSLQYENDDLMRPDFNNDDYAIACCVSPMIVGKQMQFFGARANLAKTLLYAINGGVDEKLKMQVGPKGDKISDDVLDFDTVMERMDHFMDWLAKQYVTSLNIIHYMHDKYSYEAALMALHDRDVYRTMACGIAGLSVAADSLSAIKYAKVKPIRDEDGLAIDFDIEGEYPQFGNNDARVDDLACDLVERFMKKIQQLTTYRNAVPTQSVLTITSNVVYGKKTGNTPDGRRAGAPFGPGANPMHGRDQKGAVASLTSVAKLPFAYAKDGISYTFSIVPNALGKDDNVRKTNLAGLMDGYFHHEASIEGGQHLNVNVMNREMLLDAMEHPEKYPQLTIRVSGYAVRFNSLTKEQQQDVITRTFTQSL
- the pflA gene encoding pyruvate formate lyase 1-activating protein, whose amino-acid sequence is MSVNGRIHSFESCGTVDGPGIRFITFFQGCLMRCLYCHNRDTWDTHGGKEISVEALMADVLSYRHFMNASGGGVTASGGEAILQAEFVRDWFRACKAEGIHTCLDTNGFVRRYDPVIDELLDVTDLVMLDLKQMNDDVHQILVGVSNHRTLDFARYLQKKGKRTWIRFVVVPGYSDDDDTAHRLGEFTRDMENVEKIELLPYHELGKHKWIAMGEEYKLDGVKPPAKETMERVKNILASYGHEVMY
- the focA gene encoding formate transporter FocA is translated as MKTDNPFNLLLPAAMAKVAEEAGIYKATKHPFTTFFLAINAGVFISIAFVFYITATTGSGAMPYGIAKLIGGICFSLGLMLVVVCGADLFTSTVLIVVAKASGRISWGQLARNWINVYAGNLAGALFFVALMWFAGQHMVANGAWGLNVLETADHKMHHTFIEAVCLGTLANLLVCLAVWMSYSGRSLTDKLVVMILPVGMFVASGFEHSIANMFLIPYAITIRDFATPEFWQAAGTTAAQFHALTVSNFILHNLIPVTIGNIIGGGVLVGLTYWVIYLRKGDQVH
- the serC gene encoding 3-phosphoserine/phosphohydroxythreonine transaminase; this encodes MTQVYNFSSGPAMLPVEVLRRAEQELTNWRGLGTSVMEISHRSKEFIQVAEEAEQDFRDLLKIPANYKVLFCHGGARAQFAAVPGNLLGQATSADYVDGGYWAHSAIKEAEKYCSPRTLDVKTTRDGKRAILPMSEWQVSESSAYLHFCPNETIDGIAIDEQPDFGSKTVVADFSSTILSRPIDVSRYGVIYAGAQKNVGPAGLTLVVVREDLLGQAHASVPSILDYKVLADNDSMFNTPPTFAWYLSGLVFKWLKEKGGVAEIDRINQAKSDLLYGVIDHSGFYRNDVAKENRSRMNIPFQLADASLDALFLEESFKAGLHALKGHRVVGGMRASIYNAMPLEGVKALTDFMVDFERRHG